A window of the Nycticebus coucang isolate mNycCou1 chromosome 3, mNycCou1.pri, whole genome shotgun sequence genome harbors these coding sequences:
- the ZGLP1 gene encoding GATA-type zinc finger protein 1, producing MSSVLGGQMQLHMLTCPFFPVISNGASCRGGRGTPILSVKTAVRGPAPAAAEGFGEIEAPAGCTGTAEELAQPPHQNTQALGPCWEPISLGTLGPGSLDRDSKSMQTQTSRKHHSLETPGTHLAPTRRRPRKQPNPCQGSEKVDPGFEGVTLKFQIKPDSSLQITPTYSLACSIRSHRPPACPTGVPEAHPEGSEALGPRRCASCRTHRTPLWRDAEDGTPLCNACGIRYKKYGIRCSNCWLVPRKSVQPRKLCGRCGVTLGPHHSPAYEG from the exons ATGTCGAGTGTCCTTGGGGGGCAGATGCAACTGCATATGCTGACCTGCCCCTTCTTCCCAGTGATTAGTAATGGGGCCTCCTGTAGAGGAGGCCGCGGAACCCCGATTTTGAGCGTAAAGACCGCTGTGCGAGGCCCCGCCCCTGCCGCTGCGGAGGGATTTGGAGAGATTGAGGCCCCAGCGGGCTGTACAG GGACAGCAGAGGAGCTGGCCCAGCCCCCTCACCAGAACACCCAAGCCCTAGGCCCCTGCTGGGAGCCAATATCTCTGGGGACTTTGGGCCCCGGGTCTCTGGACAGGGATTCCAAAAGTATGCAGACCCAGACCAGCCGGAAGCACCACAGCCTGGAGACCCCAGGGACTCACCTGGCCCCAACTCGGAGAAGACCCCGGAAGCAGCCAAACCCTTGCCAGGGCTCTGAGAAAGTGGACCCCGGGTTTGAGGGGGTGACTCTGAAGTTTCAGATAAAGCCAGATTCCAGCCTGCAGATCACCCCCACATACAG CTTGGCCTGTAGCATCCGTTCTCACAGACCTCCTGCATGCCCTACTGGGGTCCCAGAGGCCCACCCTGAAGGCAGCGAGGCCCTGG GGCCTCGGCGCTGTGCATCTTGCAGGACCCACAGGACTCCCCTCTGGAGAGATGCTGAAGATGGGACACCTCTCTGTAATGCCTGTGGTATCAG GTACAAGAAATACGGCATTCGCTGCTCCAACTGCTGGCTGGTGCCCAGGAAAAGTGTTCAGCCCAGGAAGTTATGTGGCAGATGTGGAGTGACCCTGGGCCCTCACCATAGCCCAGCTTATGAAGGTTAA
- the FDX2 gene encoding ferredoxin-2, mitochondrial isoform X1, whose amino-acid sequence MAASMARGGVNAKVLLRAPRGIWWRRPGVCSGSGETATLAITRKFRETGSRPTGEVEAGVPERPGDVVNVVFVDRSGQRIPVSGKVGDNVLHLAQRHGVDLEGACEASLACSTCHVYVSKDHLDLLPPPEEREDDMLDMAPLLQENSRLGCQIILTPELEGAEFTLPKITRNFYVDGHVPKPH is encoded by the exons ATGGCCGCCTCCATGGCTCGAGGAGGCGTGAACGCGAAAGTTCTGCTGCGGGCTCCAAGGGGCATTTGGTGGAGGAGACCTGGGGTCTGTTCGGGGTCCGGGGAGACGGCAACGCTGGCGATAACCAGAAAATTCCGGGAGACAG GCTCGCGCCCGACGGGAGAGGTGGAAGCCGGCGTCCCTGAGCGGCCTGGGGACGT AGTGAATGTGGTGTTTGTTGACCGGTCAGGCCAGCGGATTCCAGTGAGCGGCAAAGTCGGGGACAATGTTCTCCACCTGGCCCAGCGCCACGGGGTGGACCTGGAAG GGGCCTGTGAAGCCTCCCTAGCATGTTCCACCTGCCATGTGTATGTGAGCAAGGACCACCTGGACCTTCTGCCGCCTCCTGAGGAGAG GGAAGATGACATGCTGGACATGGCCCCCCTCCTGCAGGAGAATTCCCGGCTGGGCTGCCAGATCATACTGACACCGGAGCTGGAAGGGGCAGAATTTACCCTGCCCAAGATCACCAGGAACTTCTACGTGGATGGCCATGTCCCCAAGCCCCACTGA
- the FDX2 gene encoding ferredoxin-2, mitochondrial isoform X3 → MAASMARGGVNAKVLLRAPRGIWWRRPGVCSGSGETATLAITRKFRETGSRPTGEVEAGVPERPGDVVNVVFVDRSGQRIPVSGKVGDNVLHLAQRHGVDLEGACEASLACSTCHVYVSKDHLDLLPPPEERRIPGWAARSY, encoded by the exons ATGGCCGCCTCCATGGCTCGAGGAGGCGTGAACGCGAAAGTTCTGCTGCGGGCTCCAAGGGGCATTTGGTGGAGGAGACCTGGGGTCTGTTCGGGGTCCGGGGAGACGGCAACGCTGGCGATAACCAGAAAATTCCGGGAGACAG GCTCGCGCCCGACGGGAGAGGTGGAAGCCGGCGTCCCTGAGCGGCCTGGGGACGT AGTGAATGTGGTGTTTGTTGACCGGTCAGGCCAGCGGATTCCAGTGAGCGGCAAAGTCGGGGACAATGTTCTCCACCTGGCCCAGCGCCACGGGGTGGACCTGGAAG GGGCCTGTGAAGCCTCCCTAGCATGTTCCACCTGCCATGTGTATGTGAGCAAGGACCACCTGGACCTTCTGCCGCCTCCTGAGGAGAG GAGAATTCCCGGCTGGGCTGCCAGATCATACTGA
- the FDX2 gene encoding ferredoxin-2, mitochondrial isoform X2 gives MAASMARGGVNAKVLLRAPRGIWWRRPGVCSGSGETATLAITRKFRETGSRPTGEVEAGVPERPGDVVNVVFVDRSGQRIPVSGKVGDNVLHLAQRHGVDLEGACEASLACSTCHVYVSKDHLDLLPPPEERPSISLPPEPAHWLLTTALLPQGR, from the exons ATGGCCGCCTCCATGGCTCGAGGAGGCGTGAACGCGAAAGTTCTGCTGCGGGCTCCAAGGGGCATTTGGTGGAGGAGACCTGGGGTCTGTTCGGGGTCCGGGGAGACGGCAACGCTGGCGATAACCAGAAAATTCCGGGAGACAG GCTCGCGCCCGACGGGAGAGGTGGAAGCCGGCGTCCCTGAGCGGCCTGGGGACGT AGTGAATGTGGTGTTTGTTGACCGGTCAGGCCAGCGGATTCCAGTGAGCGGCAAAGTCGGGGACAATGTTCTCCACCTGGCCCAGCGCCACGGGGTGGACCTGGAAG GGGCCTGTGAAGCCTCCCTAGCATGTTCCACCTGCCATGTGTATGTGAGCAAGGACCACCTGGACCTTCTGCCGCCTCCTGAGGAGAG gccatCCATCTCCCTGCCACCTGAGCCAGCCCACTGGCTGTTAACCACTGCCCTGTTACCCCAGGGAAGATGA